A window from Chryseobacterium vaccae encodes these proteins:
- a CDS encoding phospholipase effector Tle1 domain-containing protein, which produces MSNVVFGNYEPSPPGKGQIDIRIGIFFDGTQNNRTNTRAGGNEPGHTPTASEKEVYKKQSNKEDDSYTNDLSNVARKETCYKEDRKNNVAKIYIEGIGTEDLGSDSDKKLNHKGVAYGAGSTGIRAKVEKGCRRVAEKVNELKSRYEVNTITLDVFGFSRGAAAARNFVFEVTQTKPKNGILGNLLDRSQIEYNAIIIRFLGIYDTVSSYDPNAKETTIDPDFTNDVGELNLNTLKARKIIHLAASDEHRENFMLTRTQLAGGTDYYLPGVHSDIGGCYTHEMREERQIMDFDNTPGDGLDNDKYKKILNNDLNNLIAQGWFKKEEVTRPNYWLETYITREKISNRYSFIPLHIMCELVNKNYADTIDLVNLSINYKIPDGKEDPYYPLDLTKVKQRLDEYINGTAPQMVYYTNSQIEDMRKQLALKKISVANFNRIVADHNILMDLRNRYLHWNSKFGAVGYKPNYTLDKNKLQVRRWRRMAPHS; this is translated from the coding sequence ATGTCGAATGTAGTTTTTGGAAATTACGAACCTTCACCACCGGGAAAAGGGCAGATTGATATCCGCATCGGGATTTTTTTTGATGGTACCCAGAATAACCGGACCAATACAAGAGCTGGAGGAAATGAACCAGGCCATACACCTACAGCCAGCGAAAAAGAAGTCTATAAAAAACAGTCTAATAAAGAAGATGACAGCTACACCAATGATCTGTCTAATGTAGCCAGAAAAGAAACCTGCTATAAAGAAGACCGGAAAAACAATGTTGCCAAGATTTATATCGAAGGAATCGGAACAGAGGACCTGGGATCAGACAGTGATAAAAAACTGAACCATAAAGGAGTCGCTTATGGCGCCGGAAGTACAGGGATCAGGGCAAAAGTTGAAAAAGGATGCCGGAGAGTTGCTGAAAAGGTCAATGAGCTGAAGAGCAGATATGAAGTAAACACCATTACTCTTGATGTGTTCGGTTTCAGCAGAGGAGCCGCCGCAGCAAGAAACTTCGTATTTGAAGTAACGCAGACTAAACCCAAAAACGGAATCCTTGGAAACCTTCTCGATAGAAGCCAAATAGAATATAACGCTATAATAATAAGATTTTTAGGGATTTATGATACTGTTTCGTCCTATGATCCCAATGCAAAAGAAACAACCATAGATCCGGATTTTACCAATGACGTGGGAGAACTGAACCTGAACACGCTTAAAGCCAGAAAGATTATTCATCTGGCAGCATCGGACGAGCACAGAGAAAACTTTATGCTTACCAGAACACAGCTGGCTGGAGGAACAGATTACTATCTGCCGGGGGTACACTCTGATATCGGAGGCTGCTATACCCATGAAATGAGGGAGGAAAGGCAGATCATGGATTTTGACAATACTCCGGGAGACGGATTGGACAATGATAAATACAAAAAGATCCTGAATAATGATCTGAATAATCTTATTGCACAGGGATGGTTTAAAAAAGAGGAGGTGACACGCCCTAACTACTGGCTTGAAACCTATATCACCAGAGAAAAGATCAGCAACCGGTACAGCTTTATTCCACTGCACATCATGTGTGAGCTGGTGAATAAAAATTATGCGGATACCATTGATCTTGTTAATCTCAGCATTAATTATAAAATTCCTGACGGGAAAGAAGATCCTTATTATCCTCTTGATCTGACCAAAGTGAAACAAAGACTGGATGAATATATCAATGGAACTGCTCCACAAATGGTTTACTATACCAACAGTCAGATTGAAGATATGAGGAAACAGTTAGCCCTGAAGAAGATCAGTGTGGCAAATTTCAACAGGATTGTTGCAGATCATAACATACTGATGGATCTTAGGAACAGGTATCTGCACTGGAATTCAAAATTCGGAGCTGTTGGATACAAACCCAATTATACACTGGATAAAAATAAGCTGCAGGTAAGACGGTGGCGTAGAATGGCTCCCCACTCATGA
- a CDS encoding type VI secretion system Vgr family protein — MSITPEKSRGSSFRPAQNADGVSENHHIGINRLVKLSLVIEGKIIKYYKHFKLKQSTRRHHEFTLTLAHDTLGDRQTHSLEDANKFLGKRLTAVISYKDIDNSPERTFVGVITGVGFSQEKMSLGNIVLTGYSPTVLLDGAPHIQSFGGSQPVNMGIIAEEIIRQGIDKSRFDIRIEANNFSQIIYSSQYDETHYNYLARMAEAYGEQFYYDGEVLHFGKLPPQNKPIMLTYGSNANDIKVDLKAVHTKPQFYGYNSNRDEKLTSGATPVQHVGDLAKTAYEHNNSIYKTPALRVAPIKASTHLDVEYSQKSASGSEAVNVFSISGNTTVPFLHPGCVADVQMRKPDSNETSYFTRIMITESEHEIDTIGHYHGSFSGIAADTGFLPRPEFNTPKAEPQTAVVISNTDPEGQGRIQVRFDWQTNDTTHFIRMMSPDAGGTDQITQNRGYVAIPEVGDQVMVNFVHSHPDRPFVMGGMFHGGIGLGGGINNHLKSIQTRSGIRILMNDEEGSVKILDPSGNTFFMDGQGNISVKAPKNFTLNAGENVSITAGKEISIDAGASITSTANENIRSTAGKDIEQTASGDIRESSDTRTELVEKEFKRESETSNEIAGEISMFSELENMTMQSGKIVEFNSAEKSKLF; from the coding sequence ATGTCAATTACACCTGAAAAATCAAGAGGATCATCATTCCGTCCCGCTCAAAATGCAGACGGAGTATCCGAAAATCATCATATAGGTATTAATCGTCTGGTAAAGCTTTCTCTTGTGATAGAAGGTAAGATCATTAAATATTACAAGCATTTTAAGCTTAAACAAAGCACCAGACGCCATCACGAATTTACCCTTACACTAGCCCACGATACTTTGGGAGACCGGCAGACCCATTCTCTGGAAGATGCCAATAAATTCCTTGGAAAACGCCTTACAGCGGTTATTTCCTATAAAGATATAGACAACAGTCCTGAAAGAACCTTTGTAGGTGTAATTACCGGAGTAGGATTCAGCCAGGAAAAAATGAGCCTCGGAAATATCGTACTTACAGGATACAGTCCGACTGTTTTGTTAGACGGTGCTCCCCATATTCAGAGTTTCGGAGGAAGCCAGCCTGTGAATATGGGAATTATTGCTGAAGAAATCATCAGGCAGGGGATTGATAAAAGCCGTTTTGACATCAGAATAGAGGCTAACAATTTCTCTCAGATCATTTATAGCAGCCAGTACGATGAAACCCATTATAATTACTTGGCAAGAATGGCAGAAGCCTATGGCGAACAGTTTTATTATGACGGAGAAGTTCTTCATTTTGGGAAACTTCCGCCTCAGAATAAGCCGATCATGCTGACCTATGGAAGCAATGCCAATGATATTAAAGTAGATCTGAAAGCAGTACACACCAAACCTCAGTTCTACGGCTATAACAGTAACAGAGATGAAAAGCTTACCTCCGGTGCAACACCTGTACAGCATGTGGGCGACCTGGCAAAGACTGCCTATGAACACAACAACAGCATTTATAAAACACCGGCACTTAGGGTGGCTCCAATCAAAGCGAGCACTCATCTCGATGTTGAATACTCTCAGAAAAGTGCCTCAGGAAGTGAAGCTGTAAACGTTTTTTCCATATCAGGAAATACCACAGTGCCTTTCCTGCACCCAGGCTGTGTGGCTGATGTACAGATGCGGAAGCCTGATTCCAATGAAACATCCTATTTTACAAGAATCATGATCACAGAATCTGAACATGAAATTGATACCATAGGACATTACCACGGAAGTTTTTCAGGAATTGCAGCCGATACAGGATTCCTTCCAAGACCTGAATTTAATACTCCAAAAGCAGAACCACAGACGGCTGTTGTCATCTCCAATACCGACCCTGAAGGACAGGGAAGAATACAGGTGAGATTTGACTGGCAGACGAATGATACCACCCATTTTATCAGAATGATGAGCCCTGATGCAGGAGGAACCGATCAGATTACCCAGAACAGAGGCTATGTTGCCATTCCGGAAGTGGGAGATCAGGTGATGGTGAATTTCGTTCACAGCCATCCGGACAGGCCGTTCGTGATGGGAGGAATGTTCCACGGTGGTATAGGCTTAGGAGGCGGAATCAATAACCACCTGAAATCGATACAGACCAGAAGCGGAATCAGAATTCTGATGAATGATGAAGAAGGAAGTGTAAAGATCCTGGATCCCAGCGGAAATACCTTCTTTATGGACGGACAGGGAAACATCAGCGTAAAAGCTCCTAAAAATTTTACTCTGAATGCCGGAGAAAATGTAAGCATCACAGCAGGAAAAGAAATTTCAATTGATGCTGGCGCAAGCATTACCAGCACAGCCAATGAAAATATCCGCTCTACGGCAGGAAAAGATATAGAACAGACTGCTTCAGGCGATATCAGGGAATCTTCAGATACAAGGACAGAACTTGTAGAAAAAGAATTCAAGAGAGAATCCGAGACTTCCAATGAGATAGCAGGTGAAATATCCATGTTCAGCGAGCTTGAAAATATGACCATGCAGAGTGGGAAGATCGTAGAATTCAACAGCGCTGAAAAATCAAAACTTTTCTGA
- the tssD gene encoding type VI secretion system tube protein TssD, giving the protein MAGNSRGILKFNGGEGQKLLKLNYSVSRSTDVSGRVASDPSNALIKVTIEATEKSDILESLLNSKYKPTNGEITFNKSHEEGTLISLKWENGYVIQHEVDFDALDSNNMLINFIVSAESIIYGSAYYEGFWPLS; this is encoded by the coding sequence ATGGCAGGAAATTCAAGAGGAATCTTAAAATTCAATGGTGGCGAGGGTCAAAAATTGTTAAAACTAAACTACAGTGTATCAAGATCTACGGATGTTTCAGGCCGTGTAGCTTCTGATCCGTCTAATGCTCTTATTAAAGTAACGATAGAGGCAACAGAAAAATCTGATATTCTGGAAAGTTTGCTGAACAGCAAATACAAACCTACAAACGGAGAAATTACATTCAATAAATCTCATGAAGAAGGAACACTGATCTCATTGAAGTGGGAAAACGGATATGTGATCCAGCATGAAGTAGATTTTGATGCACTGGACAGCAATAATATGCTGATCAACTTTATCGTAAGTGCAGAAAGCATTATTTACGGTAGTGCATATTATGAAGGATTCTGGCCTTTAAGCTAG
- a CDS encoding tetratricopeptide repeat protein, whose product MKILLVLILFPALLFSQIGNMMKGLDDTQKKIVLNLIKEDAKVALFSVQHQLYLDSILVFLPKEAFLWQQKAMPLFKQRKYELGMTYLDKAVELDTTNHYREYRAFIKCIFQKSYLEALHEFEELSKVNQDGVVMDHTYSFWMALCCLQLNKFGLSKQYMEKGAAFGKKHNIVNPYEMFYLGIIEYETGNYSKAIEYLNASLLHYKNFADAKYYKALALAKMNKQEEAEKLFRESEKNFKEGYSFNEGNSLYEMFPYQVSEVTYEYTEAFFSK is encoded by the coding sequence ATGAAAATTCTTCTTGTATTAATTCTGTTTCCGGCATTATTATTTTCACAAATCGGGAACATGATGAAAGGGTTGGATGATACCCAAAAGAAAATAGTTTTGAATCTGATAAAAGAAGATGCTAAGGTGGCTTTGTTTTCTGTTCAGCATCAACTGTATCTGGATTCTATTCTCGTTTTTCTGCCCAAAGAAGCCTTTTTATGGCAGCAGAAAGCAATGCCTCTATTCAAACAGAGAAAATATGAACTGGGAATGACCTATCTGGATAAAGCTGTTGAGTTGGATACAACAAACCATTATAGAGAATACAGGGCATTTATAAAATGTATATTCCAAAAAAGTTACTTGGAAGCTTTACATGAATTTGAAGAACTGTCTAAAGTCAATCAGGACGGTGTTGTTATGGATCATACCTATTCCTTTTGGATGGCTTTATGCTGTCTGCAGCTCAATAAATTCGGCTTATCTAAACAATATATGGAAAAGGGAGCTGCTTTCGGAAAAAAGCATAATATTGTAAATCCCTATGAAATGTTTTATCTGGGAATTATAGAATATGAGACCGGAAACTATTCAAAAGCAATAGAATATCTCAATGCGTCACTATTGCATTACAAAAATTTTGCAGATGCTAAATATTATAAAGCATTGGCATTGGCTAAAATGAATAAACAAGAAGAAGCGGAAAAATTATTTAGGGAGTCAGAGAAAAATTTTAAAGAAGGATATTCTTTCAATGAAGGAAACTCTTTGTATGAAATGTTCCCTTATCAGGTCTCAGAGGTTACTTATGAATATACTGAGGCATTTTTTAGTAAATAG
- a CDS encoding DUF2752 domain-containing protein: MNIEDFMLTCPIKKYLGFECLGCGAQRAAALVFQGEFSEAFHTYPAIYTLLMFFFTLGLSFIDRKRKYGTTLMSMAAVNLVIIIAAYVYKHH; this comes from the coding sequence ATGAACATAGAAGACTTTATGCTGACCTGTCCCATCAAAAAATATCTGGGGTTTGAATGTTTGGGCTGTGGGGCCCAGAGAGCAGCCGCATTGGTATTTCAGGGAGAATTTTCTGAAGCTTTTCACACCTATCCAGCAATATATACTTTGCTGATGTTCTTTTTTACGCTAGGTCTGAGTTTTATTGACCGGAAAAGAAAATACGGTACCACCTTAATGAGCATGGCAGCCGTTAATCTGGTTATTATCATTGCTGCGTATGTTTATAAGCATCATTAA
- the namA gene encoding NADPH dehydrogenase NamA, translated as MLYTPIKFRNVEVKNRWVMSPMCMYSCENGLANDFHFVHYGSRAQGGTGLLMVEATGVEPQGRITNKCIGIWNDEQVDQLKKIVDFVHTHSESKIGIQLAHAGRKGSTWNNQQISLEEGWETLAPSPIPYHPSERIPHVLTTDEVKQQVQNFKEAAKRAVKAGFDIIEIHGAHGYLIHQFLSPLSNIRTDEYGGSFENRIRFLVDIVDAVNEELGANTALFVRISGTEYAENGWNIEDSVQLAKVLKEHSVDLVDVSSGGNIHGAKISVFNGYQVPFSSQVRNEAEVKTGAVGLITTPDQAEEILQKGEADLIFVAREILRNPYIAVQGAFEMKEECFFPHQYSRAKISS; from the coding sequence ATGCTTTATACACCAATAAAATTCAGAAACGTTGAAGTAAAAAACCGTTGGGTGATGTCACCAATGTGCATGTATTCCTGTGAAAACGGACTGGCCAATGACTTTCATTTTGTACATTACGGAAGCAGGGCGCAGGGCGGAACAGGACTGCTCATGGTAGAAGCTACCGGAGTAGAGCCACAGGGAAGGATCACCAATAAATGTATAGGAATATGGAATGATGAACAGGTAGACCAGCTTAAAAAGATCGTTGATTTTGTTCATACCCATTCAGAAAGTAAAATAGGAATCCAGCTGGCCCATGCAGGAAGAAAAGGTTCAACATGGAATAATCAGCAGATTTCTCTTGAAGAAGGTTGGGAAACGCTGGCTCCGAGCCCGATTCCTTATCATCCTTCAGAAAGAATTCCTCATGTTCTGACTACTGATGAGGTTAAACAGCAGGTACAGAATTTTAAAGAGGCTGCCAAAAGAGCGGTAAAAGCAGGTTTTGATATCATAGAAATCCATGGAGCGCATGGATATCTGATCCATCAGTTTCTGTCACCGCTTTCCAATATAAGAACAGATGAATATGGCGGAAGTTTTGAAAACAGAATCCGGTTTTTAGTAGACATCGTAGACGCTGTGAATGAAGAACTGGGCGCAAATACGGCTCTTTTTGTCAGGATTTCCGGAACCGAATACGCAGAAAATGGCTGGAATATTGAAGACAGCGTTCAATTGGCTAAAGTGTTAAAAGAACATTCTGTTGATCTTGTTGATGTTTCCAGCGGAGGAAATATCCATGGAGCGAAAATCTCTGTTTTTAACGGGTATCAGGTTCCGTTTTCTTCCCAGGTAAGAAATGAAGCTGAAGTAAAAACTGGTGCTGTCGGATTAATTACCACACCGGATCAGGCTGAAGAAATTCTTCAGAAAGGAGAAGCAGACCTCATATTTGTAGCCAGGGAGATCTTGAGGAACCCTTACATCGCAGTACAGGGAGCTTTTGAAATGAAAGAAGAATGTTTTTTTCCGCATCAATATTCCAGAGCAAAAATTTCTTCCTGA
- the cdd gene encoding cytidine deaminase, which produces MKKDLQISYEYFKNSSELSDIEKKLFERAKQARENAYAPYSQFLVGCSVLLENGEIYSGNNQENAAFPSGLCAERTALFWVAANFPDVKIEKIFVVGGPKEFHEKNPPIPPCGACRQSLIEFETKQNENIELYFSSMNEEVFKVHAIKDLLPFYFDSSFL; this is translated from the coding sequence ATGAAAAAAGACCTACAGATCAGTTACGAGTATTTTAAAAACAGCAGCGAACTGAGCGATATTGAAAAAAAATTATTCGAAAGAGCCAAGCAGGCCCGCGAAAATGCCTACGCACCTTACTCCCAGTTTCTGGTAGGCTGTTCCGTACTTCTTGAAAACGGAGAAATCTATTCGGGTAACAACCAGGAAAATGCAGCCTTCCCATCAGGATTGTGTGCAGAAAGAACAGCACTTTTCTGGGTAGCCGCCAATTTTCCGGATGTTAAAATAGAAAAGATTTTTGTAGTGGGCGGACCTAAGGAATTTCATGAGAAAAATCCTCCGATCCCACCATGTGGAGCCTGCCGTCAGAGTTTAATAGAATTTGAAACCAAACAGAACGAAAATATAGAACTTTATTTTTCAAGTATGAACGAGGAAGTTTTTAAAGTACATGCGATTAAAGATTTGCTTCCGTTTTATTTTGATTCATCGTTTTTGTAA
- a CDS encoding TonB-dependent receptor plug domain-containing protein, which translates to MDIKRSLLLLCSSYGSFLLGQEKAIDTIYVFDNQMSKVKLFHHVNTITPKDIEKNSTSLSELLRFQSQIYMKENGRGAVSSPSFRGTSAGHTAFVWNGININSVFLGQGDVNNIPLYGYDQLEVKAGGGSVQYGSSAIGGSIHLNNNLEFNRGFGASLYSEAASFGTYNNFVKASYSNEKFSFKASGSYVISENDYKVPEFVTGSSPYNNLNGKYYNTAFNIGASYKIADHQTISWQNQIFDASQHYPIFEPNGNKTKYNAQTLRSLISWDINTTNLSNSLKASYTEDNFQYFGDITRPKTSGAEGKNYIFKNDFNYFITPKININAIGEFQINKGEGYESGLDKVSRNVGSIAGIIRYFTTKDLRFEAGVKQNFIEDISSPLLYSFSGKWNALKWYHAGISVSKNFRFPSFNDLYWQPGGNRDLKPETSINLDMNHEFLFGNFKVTLSPYYMDIKDYINWLPTPYGYWGAFNTYKVESYGLETQASFHKNWGKHGLRLNAGYTYSKSVNKETQKQMMYVPLHKANGTAEYQYDFLKVYVQGLFNGLTYTSTDESKATSLDPYFILNTGVSATFLKKYTLGVKVNNLTDTVYQTVYYYPMPKRNYSIYATINF; encoded by the coding sequence ATGGATATAAAAAGATCTTTATTACTGCTTTGTTCGTCATATGGCAGCTTTCTTTTAGGACAGGAGAAGGCCATTGATACCATTTATGTATTTGACAACCAGATGAGCAAAGTTAAACTGTTTCATCACGTCAATACGATTACTCCAAAAGATATTGAGAAGAATTCCACTAGTCTTTCTGAGCTTTTACGGTTCCAGTCACAGATTTATATGAAGGAGAATGGCCGTGGTGCTGTTTCTTCACCGTCTTTTCGGGGAACGAGTGCCGGCCACACAGCTTTTGTATGGAACGGAATCAACATCAACTCTGTTTTTTTAGGACAAGGGGATGTGAATAATATTCCGCTTTATGGCTATGACCAGCTTGAAGTGAAAGCAGGAGGAGGAAGTGTACAGTATGGAAGTTCTGCCATTGGCGGCAGTATCCATCTTAATAATAATCTGGAATTCAACAGAGGATTTGGGGCTTCCTTATATTCGGAGGCTGCTTCTTTCGGGACTTATAATAATTTTGTCAAAGCTTCTTACAGCAATGAAAAATTCAGTTTCAAAGCATCGGGCAGCTATGTGATCAGTGAAAATGATTATAAGGTTCCAGAATTTGTAACAGGAAGTTCTCCCTATAATAATCTCAACGGAAAATATTACAATACGGCCTTTAATATTGGGGCTTCCTATAAGATTGCGGACCATCAGACCATTTCATGGCAGAACCAGATCTTCGATGCGTCCCAGCACTACCCTATTTTTGAACCTAACGGAAATAAGACCAAATACAACGCTCAGACTTTAAGAAGTCTTATCTCCTGGGATATTAATACAACGAATCTTTCCAATAGTTTAAAGGCTTCTTATACGGAGGATAATTTCCAGTATTTCGGGGATATTACCCGTCCGAAAACGAGCGGAGCCGAAGGAAAAAATTATATATTCAAGAACGATTTCAATTATTTTATCACTCCAAAGATCAATATCAATGCGATTGGGGAATTCCAGATCAATAAAGGGGAAGGTTATGAATCGGGATTGGATAAGGTCAGTCGAAATGTGGGATCTATAGCAGGTATTATCAGGTATTTTACAACAAAGGATCTCCGTTTTGAAGCCGGTGTAAAGCAGAATTTCATTGAGGATATTTCTTCTCCGCTTCTGTATTCCTTTTCAGGAAAATGGAATGCTTTGAAATGGTATCATGCCGGGATAAGTGTTTCCAAAAACTTCAGATTCCCATCATTTAATGATCTTTACTGGCAGCCCGGCGGAAACCGTGATTTAAAACCGGAAACTTCCATCAACCTCGATATGAACCATGAGTTCCTCTTTGGTAATTTTAAAGTTACCTTGAGTCCCTATTATATGGATATTAAGGATTATATCAACTGGCTTCCGACTCCTTACGGATACTGGGGAGCTTTCAATACCTACAAAGTTGAATCTTATGGTCTGGAAACACAGGCTTCATTCCATAAAAACTGGGGCAAGCACGGGCTAAGACTGAATGCAGGATATACCTATTCTAAATCGGTGAATAAAGAAACCCAGAAACAGATGATGTATGTTCCTTTACACAAAGCTAACGGAACAGCGGAATATCAATATGATTTCCTTAAGGTGTATGTTCAGGGGCTTTTCAACGGTCTTACCTACACGAGTACGGATGAAAGTAAAGCAACATCGCTTGATCCTTATTTCATCCTAAATACCGGAGTTTCCGCAACCTTCCTGAAAAAATATACTTTAGGGGTTAAAGTCAATAATCTTACCGATACTGTGTACCAGACGGTATACTATTATCCTATGCCTAAGAGAAACTACAGTATTTACGCAACCATTAATTTTTAA
- a CDS encoding YncE family protein, whose amino-acid sequence MKLHKLLSLFFAFTLLLGISSCSSDNDEPEAFYGNGFLIANEGKFQSPTAEVTFLSADLSTQKDNIFSSSNGVKLGDVLQSITFNGDNAYLLLNNSNRIQIVNRGSFKAKGEITTELVAPRYMAFANNSIYVTNDKFGGDKYVSVYRISDHAFIKKIPVTAGAAERIVEAGNKIFVQNASYGYGNKITYINTFTNEVQDVIELPNGNITKMIANDQNVYAVAAGTTDSYIYQISNTGSVTKTTTLTGIADAKNLEISNGKFYFSSGTKVYTMDMAATTAPTSPLFTVASSVDPYSDLYGFSVINDKIFTSDSNGFTAGSKIVIYSATSGTIIKTLTGGLGSNALYWN is encoded by the coding sequence ATGAAACTACACAAACTTTTATCCCTCTTTTTTGCTTTTACCCTGCTTTTGGGTATCTCTTCCTGTAGCAGTGACAATGATGAGCCTGAAGCATTCTACGGAAACGGCTTTCTGATTGCTAATGAAGGTAAATTTCAGTCTCCTACAGCAGAAGTAACGTTTTTAAGTGCAGACCTTAGTACTCAAAAGGACAATATTTTCTCTTCCAGTAATGGAGTAAAGCTTGGTGATGTTCTTCAGAGCATTACTTTCAATGGTGACAACGCTTATCTTTTGTTAAATAACTCCAACAGAATACAAATAGTTAACCGGGGGAGTTTTAAAGCAAAAGGTGAAATTACCACAGAACTTGTTGCCCCTCGTTATATGGCTTTTGCCAATAACAGTATTTATGTAACCAATGATAAGTTCGGAGGTGATAAATATGTAAGTGTTTATAGGATATCAGACCACGCTTTCATCAAAAAAATCCCTGTTACTGCGGGTGCTGCTGAAAGAATTGTAGAGGCTGGGAATAAGATTTTTGTACAAAATGCTTCGTACGGATACGGAAATAAGATCACTTATATCAATACTTTCACGAATGAAGTTCAGGATGTTATTGAACTTCCTAACGGAAATATCACTAAAATGATTGCCAACGACCAAAACGTTTATGCTGTTGCTGCAGGTACTACAGATTCTTATATCTATCAGATCTCCAATACAGGATCTGTAACGAAGACTACCACTTTAACAGGTATTGCAGACGCAAAGAACCTTGAGATCTCAAATGGTAAGTTTTATTTCAGCTCCGGAACTAAAGTTTATACCATGGATATGGCAGCTACCACAGCTCCTACTTCACCATTGTTTACTGTTGCCAGCAGTGTTGATCCTTATTCTGATCTTTACGGATTCAGTGTAATCAATGATAAGATTTTCACTTCTGACTCCAACGGGTTTACGGCGGGTAGTAAAATCGTTATTTACTCTGCTACTTCAGGAACAATTATTAAGACACTGACTGGTGGGTTAGGTTCTAACGCACTATATTGGAACTAA